In Porites lutea chromosome 9, jaPorLute2.1, whole genome shotgun sequence, a single window of DNA contains:
- the LOC140948620 gene encoding piRNA biogenesis protein EXD1-like gives MAEQSSFVGARLRVSSSEGNYEGTVHSIDTEKRKLTLTKVISCSTGRRLHGFHHFFGHELSNVELLDQPDINCNQQANEGKNDITKKDERPPEKKPESSNSHHSKPASYKPDVKFGEGRGRGIRKAFKDAGIGINTKLGLKKMAVSSGSLSRDVSDEGASLLKRQPIEAEKYLSDVISDDDEKENLSPDDIPSTVVIDAFGGQFEEAVKFISKQRVIGVCCEGVNLGRFGKLCWLVIGCSRVIYLFDVLTLGAPCFDEGLQDILESGDILKVIHDCRQVSDALYHQYRVRLVNVFDTQVADVMIYKKEKGGELPRYVNGIVACLYEYLNVSPDQVNFQKVRLQYMQRKESVWAERPSPAALVDAAARHVMYLRELRLAQMERLLAEFLFGVNIYLSVVRDARDVNPKMKGQLLPSKFHSLNQFSYRQRARQYDGDFNEDTINGVPEDVLANREAWNEGQEFADKYENKKGRVKERKLGPAPSAVSRLRQSLPDIASGSDSEASNTSTEGNGFTMKPLAQDLEEAVAARPSVKSNPVTVPPLPPQTLFTEYDFPPLSSSESEGPGSPPRPSAMTNARKQQSRLQTEIGPATNGVLAMDPGLANAPGAERVSPHRASGLLRETAVLPGRGRAGALLRHAAMPALRLPAEDAPFGGGYEMTRNKFQFPADDELLAAPEIIPIPRHQMSGGTQVRIRQT, from the exons ATGGCTGAGCAGTCCTCTTTTGTCGGTGCGAGGTTAAGAGTGTCTTCAAGCGAAGGAAACTACGAGGGAACTGTTCACAGCATCGACACTGAAAAGAGAAAGCTTACTTTAACTAAAG TGATTTCCTGTAGTACAGGGAGAAGACTTCATGGTTTTCATCATTTCTTTGGACATGAACTAAGTAATG TGGAGTTACTGGATCAACCTGATATTAATTGCAATCAACAAGCAAA TGAGGGGAAAAATGATATCACAAAGAAAGACGAAAGACCACCTGAGAAAAAACCAGAAAGCTCAAATTCTCATCATTCAAAGCCAGCTTCTTACAAGCCAGATGTAAAGTTTGGGGAAGGTAGAGGGCGAGGAATCAGAAAAGCTTTTAAAGATGCTGGTATTGGGATTAATACAAAGCTGGGGCTAAAGAAAATGGCAGTTTCTAGTGGGTCCTTATCACGAGATGTCAGTGACGAGGGTGCCAGCCTTCTCAAGAGACAACCAATTGAAGCAGAAAAAT ATCTATCTGATGTGATATCAGATGACgatgaaaaggaaaatctaAGTCCAGATGACATACCATCAACTGTGGTTATAGATGCCTTTGGAGGACAGTTTGAAGAAGCA GTGAAGTTCATAAGTAAACAACGAGTGATTGGAGTGTGTTGTGAAGGTGTCAATCTTGGAAGATTTGGAAAGCTTTGTTGGCTTGTG ATTGGTTGTAGTAGAGTAATTTACTTGTTTGATGTCCTCACTCTTGGAGCTCCTTGTTTTGATGAAGGACTACAAGACATTCTGGAAAGTGGAGATATACTCAAG GTAATTCATGACTGTAGACAGGTCAGTGATGCATTGTATCATCAATATCGTGTTCGACTTGTGAACGTGTTTGACACTCAG GTAGCAGATGTCATGATTTATAAGAAAGAGAAGGGAGGTGAACTGCCGAG GTATGTCAATGGTATCGTAGCGTGTCTGTATGAATACCTCAATGTGTCACCTGATCAAGTCAACTTCCAGAAAGTGCGGCTTCAGTACATGCAG AGGAAAGAGTCTGTTTGGGCAGAGCGACCATCTCCAGCAGCTCTGGTGGACGCAGCTGCAAGG catGTTATGTACCTTCGAGAATTACGACTTGCCCAGATGGAGCGTTTGTTAGCTGAATTTCTGTTTGGAGTCAATATATACCTCAGCGTGGTTAGAGATGCTAGGGATGTCAATCCCAAG ATGAAAGGTCAGTTGCTTCCTTCAAAATTCCATTCACTGAACCAGTTTAGCTACCGTCAGCGCGCAAGACAATACGACGGGGACTTCAACGAGGACACGATTAATGGAGTCCCAGAGGACGTACTGGCTAATCGAGAGGCCTGGAACGAGGGACAAGAATTCGCAGATAAGTACGAGAACAAGAAAGGACGGGTGAAAGAGAGGAAACTCGGCCCAGCTCCCAGCGCTGTGTCTAGGCTGCGACAGTCGTTGCCAGATATCGCCAGTGGAAGTGATTCAGAAGCAAGCAATACAAGTACAGAGGGGAATGGCTTCACGATGAAGCCACTTGCACAAGATCTCGAAGAAGCCGTGGCAGCTCGGCCGAGTGTCAAGTCTAACCCAGTTACGGTCCCACCTCTTCCTCCACAGACACTCTTCACTGAGTACGACTTTCCACCGCTAAGCAGTTCAGAGTCTGAAGGGCCAGGAAGCCCGCCGCGACCATCTGCCATGACGAATGCCAGGAAGCAACAATCCCGTTTGCAAACAGAGATAGGGCCAGCAACCAATGGCGTCTTAGCTATGGACCCTGGGCTCGCAAATGCCCCTGGAGCCGAACGAGTCTCCCCACATCGCGCCAGTGGGTTATTAAGAGAGACAGCTGTCTTACCTGGTCGCGGGCGAGCAGGAGCTTTGTTACGTCACGCAGCAATGCCGGCCCTTCGTTTGCCCGCTGAAGATGCGCCATTCGGTGGTGGCTACGAAATGACAAGGAATAAATTTCAGTTCCCAGCTGATGACGAGTTACTTGCTGCGCCTGAGATTATTCCCATTCCCAGGCATCAGATGAGCGGAGGAACTCAAGTTAGAATCAGACAAACCTGA